In one window of Cellulophaga sp. HaHa_2_95 DNA:
- a CDS encoding NAD(P)H-binding protein: MNKTIGILGCGWLGLPLAKSLIASNYPVKGSTTSEAKLIHLTELGIEASKIVLSEKGIIGSIDGFLTKIETLIINVPPKLRGTNKENFVAKMEHLLQKIEASAVEHIIFVSSTAVYGEVDGVVTEQTIPAPATESGIQLLASEDIFKNHSSFKTTIIRFGGLVSEDRHPVTMLVKKEGLKNGEMPVNLIHRDDCIRIIKKVIEENWSSVIINGVYPEHPTKKEYYSEVALQRGLNMPDYEADKTKKGKIISADYLLNVKNFKFLTSLKK, encoded by the coding sequence TTGAATAAGACTATTGGAATTCTTGGATGTGGCTGGCTTGGTCTACCCTTAGCTAAATCACTTATTGCAAGCAACTACCCTGTTAAAGGATCGACCACTTCTGAGGCTAAATTAATACACTTAACCGAGCTTGGCATTGAGGCTTCTAAAATAGTCTTATCCGAAAAAGGAATAATAGGTTCTATAGATGGTTTTTTGACAAAGATTGAAACACTTATTATAAATGTGCCTCCAAAATTACGTGGAACGAATAAAGAAAATTTCGTAGCAAAAATGGAGCATTTGTTGCAAAAAATTGAAGCCTCTGCGGTTGAGCATATTATTTTTGTCAGCAGTACCGCGGTATATGGTGAAGTTGATGGTGTTGTTACTGAACAGACAATACCAGCACCTGCTACAGAATCGGGTATTCAACTTTTGGCTTCCGAAGATATCTTTAAAAACCATTCGTCATTTAAGACTACCATTATCCGTTTTGGAGGTTTAGTTAGCGAAGATCGGCATCCAGTTACCATGCTCGTAAAAAAGGAAGGTTTAAAGAATGGGGAAATGCCTGTTAATTTAATCCACAGAGATGATTGCATTCGTATCATTAAAAAAGTTATAGAGGAGAATTGGAGTTCTGTAATCATTAATGGAGTATACCCTGAACATCCCACTAAGAAAGAATATTATTCGGAAGTAGCACTACAAAGAGGATTAAATATGCCTGATTATGAGGCTGATAAAACAAAAAAAGGCAAGATTATTAGCGCGGATTACCTGCTAAATGTTAAAAATTTTAAATTCCTCACTTCATTAAAGAAATAA
- a CDS encoding CBS domain-containing protein, with protein MGIKSFQGIRKVVKKEFDAPILVEDYMTRKLVSFSPEQSILEVMELFTKHNISGGPVLDSNGFLVGIISEADCMKTISESRYFNQPILDKRVDNYMTKNVETISNDISIFDAAGIFHKNNRRRLPVLKDGLLVGQISRKDIVIAALKLSGQNW; from the coding sequence ATGGGAATCAAAAGTTTTCAAGGCATTCGTAAAGTCGTTAAAAAGGAATTTGATGCACCCATTTTGGTCGAAGATTACATGACCAGAAAGCTAGTTTCTTTTTCCCCAGAACAATCTATTTTAGAAGTAATGGAATTATTTACTAAGCATAATATTTCAGGTGGACCTGTTTTAGATTCTAATGGTTTTCTGGTTGGGATTATCTCTGAAGCTGATTGTATGAAAACCATTTCTGAAAGTCGCTACTTTAATCAACCTATATTAGATAAAAGAGTAGATAATTACATGACTAAAAATGTTGAAACCATCAGTAATGACATTAGTATATTTGATGCTGCAGGAATCTTTCACAAAAATAATAGACGTAGGTTGCCAGTGTTGAAAGATGGGTTGTTAGTAGGGCAAATTAGTAGAAAAGATATTGTTATAGCAGCACTTAAATTAAGTGGGCAAAATTGGTAA
- a CDS encoding MBL fold metallo-hydrolase, which produces MVKRILKKIIIVVLAIIGFAIVFYFLFTNFYPSFGGEVSKARKLVYQKSPQFKKGIFNNHKAVPKDLNFSETLKLSYTFLTTKVPNGRPKKDLKVHKLDSAAVANYAKEARLVWYGHSSFLLQLQGKTILLDPMLSKVAAPHPLLGENRFNKDFPLAVEKLGTINAVLFSHDHYDHLDYETILKIKDKTKQFYVPLGLGVHLEAWGVSKDRITELDWWQETHLEELTLVCTPAQHFSGRKFNTTRSTLWSSWVIQSEDENIYFSGDSGYASHFKEIGEKYGPFDIALMECGQYDKMWPDIHMMPEETAQAGIDIKARKVMPIHWAGFKLALHNWTDPVTRLKLAADKLGLPILTPELGAEIMVKDSINTTSNWWQGL; this is translated from the coding sequence ATGGTGAAACGAATTTTAAAAAAAATAATAATTGTCGTTTTAGCCATCATCGGTTTCGCAATCGTATTCTATTTTTTATTCACGAACTTTTATCCAAGTTTTGGCGGTGAAGTTTCTAAGGCACGTAAATTGGTCTATCAAAAGTCTCCCCAATTTAAAAAGGGAATATTTAATAATCACAAAGCAGTTCCTAAAGATTTAAATTTTTCTGAAACGCTGAAGCTTAGCTACACGTTTTTAACCACAAAGGTGCCTAATGGCAGACCTAAGAAAGATTTAAAAGTTCACAAACTAGATTCGGCAGCAGTGGCCAATTACGCGAAAGAGGCGCGTTTGGTATGGTACGGACATTCCTCTTTTCTATTACAACTACAAGGAAAAACTATTCTTTTAGATCCTATGCTAAGTAAAGTTGCAGCCCCTCACCCATTATTAGGAGAAAATCGGTTTAATAAAGATTTTCCGTTAGCCGTAGAAAAATTAGGAACTATTAATGCGGTTCTTTTTTCACACGACCATTATGATCATTTAGATTACGAAACTATTTTAAAGATAAAAGATAAAACCAAACAGTTCTATGTTCCCCTAGGTTTAGGCGTGCATTTAGAAGCATGGGGCGTTTCAAAAGATCGCATAACCGAATTAGATTGGTGGCAAGAAACACACTTGGAAGAACTGACTCTTGTCTGTACGCCAGCGCAACATTTTTCTGGACGTAAATTTAATACTACCCGGAGTACACTTTGGAGTTCTTGGGTGATACAATCAGAAGATGAAAATATTTATTTTAGTGGTGATAGTGGTTATGCTTCACATTTTAAAGAAATAGGTGAAAAATATGGCCCTTTTGATATTGCATTAATGGAATGCGGACAATACGACAAAATGTGGCCAGATATACATATGATGCCTGAAGAAACAGCACAAGCAGGAATAGATATAAAAGCTAGAAAAGTAATGCCCATACATTGGGCTGGCTTTAAACTAGCTTTACATAACTGGACAGACCCTGTAACACGTTTGAAACTTGCGGCAGACAAATTAGGCTTACCTATACTTACCCCGGAATTAGGAGCTGAAATTATGGTTAAGGATAGCATCAACACGACCTCAAACTGGTGGCAAGGCTTGTAA
- a CDS encoding M28 family peptidase translates to MKTSTSTLTLILIGFIIYFGFKSSMPSDATSKAVHTNQFDTERALAHVKKMATKPHAVGFPAHKEVQNYIRRELEKLGLKTSLQEGYTTGDWANLSKAENIVAKIEGTEKGKALVLLSHYDSNPHSSFGASDAGSGVATILEGVRAFLSENKKPKNDIIILLSDAEELGLNGADLFVNNHPWSKDVGLVLNFEARGSGGPSYMLIETNRGNSTLIKEFTKANPDFPVANSLVYSIYKMLPNDTDLTIFREDGDIEGLNFAFIDDHYDYHTAKDTYERLDKKTLAHQGSYLMPLLHHFSDANLTNLKSLSDYNYFNVPFFKLVSYPFDWVWPLFFIALLLFIALTVYGFKKKSLDLKNSFLSFVPLLITILINGIVGYFSWTVLKSIYPQYQDILHGFTYNGYTYISAFVLFSLAVCFFVYHKFRKINTAAILVGPLVFWLALCAGLTAYLPGANFFIIPVYALLAAFLIVIHQEKPNALLLVFLIIPALWIFTPFIKMFPVGLGLKLMVASTLLTTLVFALALPLFSFYKHKNRIGLVMSLLFIIAMVSAHINSGFSEENANPTSLVYVYNSDKNTAQWATYDYVLSDWTAQFIGEDKKDATTLEKNTISSKYKTAFTYVTKAPIKNILVPKIEKTRDTIIGHERLVKICITPQRNVNRLDIFTPQTNILKASVNSVPLSDFFLKERTAGKLITHYISNNEYTELSLTLPVGEKFEFKIYEASNDLLSNALFTVPARPKTAIPKPFVLNDAILVTKTIHIE, encoded by the coding sequence ATGAAAACAAGCACTTCTACCCTAACTCTTATTTTAATAGGCTTCATAATATATTTTGGATTTAAATCGTCCATGCCAAGTGATGCTACCTCTAAAGCAGTTCATACGAACCAATTTGATACAGAACGTGCTTTGGCACATGTAAAAAAAATGGCGACAAAACCACATGCCGTTGGTTTTCCTGCTCACAAAGAAGTACAAAATTATATCCGTAGAGAATTAGAAAAATTAGGTCTAAAAACAAGCTTACAAGAGGGCTACACGACAGGAGATTGGGCTAACCTAAGTAAGGCAGAAAATATTGTAGCCAAAATAGAAGGTACTGAAAAAGGCAAAGCATTAGTACTTTTATCACATTATGACAGTAACCCACATTCTTCCTTCGGCGCAAGTGATGCTGGTAGTGGTGTTGCCACAATCCTAGAAGGTGTTCGTGCCTTTTTATCCGAAAATAAAAAACCAAAAAATGACATCATAATTTTACTATCTGATGCTGAAGAATTAGGACTAAATGGCGCCGATTTATTTGTAAACAACCACCCATGGAGCAAAGATGTAGGGTTAGTTTTAAATTTTGAAGCACGAGGTAGTGGCGGCCCATCTTATATGCTGATAGAAACCAATAGAGGTAATAGTACTTTAATCAAAGAATTTACCAAAGCCAATCCTGATTTCCCAGTTGCAAACTCTTTAGTCTATAGTATTTATAAGATGCTCCCAAATGACACGGATTTAACTATATTTAGAGAAGATGGTGATATTGAAGGTTTAAATTTTGCATTTATAGATGATCATTATGATTACCATACCGCGAAGGACACTTACGAGCGCTTAGATAAAAAAACACTAGCCCACCAAGGAAGTTACCTAATGCCGTTGTTGCATCATTTTAGTGATGCCAACTTAACTAATTTAAAAAGTCTAAGCGATTACAATTATTTTAATGTTCCTTTTTTTAAACTCGTATCCTACCCTTTTGATTGGGTTTGGCCGCTTTTCTTTATCGCATTACTATTATTTATAGCTTTAACCGTCTATGGTTTTAAGAAAAAATCTCTAGACCTAAAAAATAGTTTCTTAAGTTTTGTTCCTTTATTAATTACTATACTAATAAATGGTATCGTCGGGTATTTTAGTTGGACGGTGCTAAAAAGTATCTACCCTCAATATCAAGATATACTACATGGGTTTACCTACAATGGGTACACTTATATATCAGCATTTGTTCTTTTCTCTTTAGCCGTATGCTTTTTCGTATACCATAAATTTAGAAAAATTAATACAGCAGCTATTCTGGTAGGTCCATTAGTATTTTGGCTTGCCCTATGCGCAGGCTTAACAGCATACTTACCTGGAGCTAATTTTTTCATTATTCCGGTATATGCGCTCCTAGCAGCATTTCTTATTGTTATACATCAAGAAAAGCCCAATGCATTATTATTAGTCTTCTTAATTATTCCGGCTTTGTGGATTTTCACTCCCTTTATCAAAATGTTTCCTGTAGGTCTTGGATTAAAATTGATGGTGGCCTCTACGCTCTTAACTACATTAGTTTTTGCATTAGCCTTACCCTTATTTTCTTTCTACAAGCATAAAAACAGAATAGGGCTAGTCATGAGTTTGCTGTTTATAATAGCCATGGTTTCTGCTCATATTAATTCTGGTTTTTCAGAAGAAAATGCAAACCCGACAAGTCTGGTCTACGTCTATAACAGTGACAAAAACACAGCACAATGGGCAACGTATGATTATGTATTATCTGATTGGACGGCACAATTTATAGGAGAAGACAAAAAAGATGCTACCACGCTAGAGAAAAATACTATTAGCAGCAAGTACAAAACAGCATTCACTTATGTTACAAAAGCCCCTATAAAAAATATCCTAGTTCCTAAAATTGAAAAAACTAGAGATACTATTATTGGTCATGAACGTTTGGTTAAAATTTGCATTACCCCACAACGAAATGTAAATAGGTTGGATATCTTTACGCCACAAACCAATATTCTAAAAGCTAGTGTAAATTCCGTTCCCCTATCAGACTTTTTTCTAAAAGAAAGAACTGCAGGTAAATTAATTACACACTATATAAGCAATAACGAATATACGGAGTTGAGTTTAACGCTTCCTGTAGGTGAAAAATTTGAATTCAAAATTTATGAAGCGTCGAATGATTTATTAAGCAACGCTCTTTTTACCGTACCTGCACGACCAAAAACTGCGATCCCAAAACCCTTTGTTCTTAATGATGCTATATTAGTAACAAAAACGATACATATTGAATAA
- a CDS encoding pentapeptide repeat-containing protein, with amino-acid sequence MTDLVLDTTFKGENYSITRLPKAEYENCIFENCNFSKANLSNSTFSECEFIDCDISNATFAEVTLKETLFKDCKLLGVNFQYCNTFILSFRFENCNLDFASFYSLKIRRTRFAHCKMSQVDFTNTDASEAIFNQCDLSAAIFSNTILQKADFSSALNFSIDPEANILKNAQFSKDNLAGLLTKYRISIH; translated from the coding sequence ATGACAGACTTAGTTCTTGACACTACCTTTAAAGGAGAAAACTACAGCATTACTAGATTGCCCAAAGCAGAATATGAAAATTGTATCTTTGAAAATTGCAATTTCTCCAAGGCAAACTTAAGCAATAGCACCTTTTCTGAATGTGAATTTATAGACTGTGATATTAGTAATGCTACTTTTGCGGAAGTAACTTTAAAAGAGACGCTTTTTAAAGACTGCAAATTATTGGGTGTTAACTTTCAATACTGCAATACTTTTATTTTATCCTTCCGCTTTGAAAATTGCAACTTAGACTTCGCATCTTTTTACAGTTTAAAAATTAGAAGAACACGGTTTGCTCATTGTAAAATGAGTCAGGTAGATTTTACAAATACAGATGCAAGTGAAGCAATTTTTAATCAATGTGATTTGAGTGCTGCTATCTTCAGCAATACCATTTTACAAAAAGCAGACTTTTCTTCTGCCCTCAATTTTTCTATAGACCCCGAAGCCAATATTTTAAAAAATGCACAGTTCTCCAAAGATAATCTTGCGGGCTTACTCACAAAATACCGTATTTCAATTCATTGA
- a CDS encoding DUF2490 domain-containing protein, with protein sequence MKIGVRALPIVLFSYLNTFCALGQKHIINQEALWTSYSLKLKLNDNYQIRQELDQRNYRNPWRQQQVLSRTNLEYQLGNGWTTAVGIAGVLQALPNDPEIKDYYTQKEIRPQIELAYKQTLSEKFLVRHRFWSEFRFLASEPDSYTYANTRLRYKIELKYTPLKKVSLKAFDELFINAGNTIVNNVFDQNRIGTSIQFMPLDHLGFEIGYFNLFQQQKSGIDFYNRDIIKFTIHHTITVKKNKA encoded by the coding sequence ATGAAAATAGGAGTACGTGCACTACCAATTGTGTTATTCAGCTACCTCAACACCTTTTGTGCACTAGGACAGAAGCATATTATTAATCAAGAGGCGCTATGGACAAGCTATTCTTTAAAACTTAAATTGAATGACAACTATCAAATTAGGCAAGAATTAGACCAGCGAAATTATCGAAATCCTTGGCGCCAACAACAAGTGCTTTCTAGAACAAATCTAGAATATCAATTAGGTAACGGCTGGACAACCGCAGTTGGTATCGCAGGTGTACTGCAAGCACTACCCAATGACCCTGAAATAAAGGATTATTACACTCAAAAAGAAATTAGACCACAGATAGAACTTGCCTACAAACAAACACTATCTGAGAAGTTTCTAGTGCGTCATCGGTTTTGGTCAGAATTTCGATTTTTAGCATCAGAACCTGACTCTTATACCTATGCAAACACTCGACTACGCTACAAAATAGAATTAAAATATACACCCCTAAAAAAGGTAAGCTTAAAAGCTTTTGATGAACTGTTTATAAACGCAGGTAATACTATTGTAAACAATGTATTTGACCAAAATAGAATAGGTACTAGTATTCAGTTTATGCCCCTTGATCATCTAGGTTTTGAGATAGGATATTTTAATTTATTTCAACAGCAGAAATCTGGTATAGATTTCTACAACCGTGACATTATAAAATTTACCATACACCACACTATAACTGTAAAGAAAAATAAAGCCTAA
- a CDS encoding DUF4442 domain-containing protein: MSIYKKIADIGSKYIETATLFKYGFNFSPMYRRTTARIILISKDLLHIRIKLPISYKNKNYVSSIFGGSMFAAVDPIPMVQLMNLIGDDYVVWDKAAEIRFKKPAKENLYANFNYTLAEVAEIKKRVKANNEIEIVKHTALTNKENTITFCEVAKTIYIADKTYFKEKKERLNR; this comes from the coding sequence ATGTCTATTTATAAAAAGATCGCTGACATAGGAAGTAAATACATAGAAACCGCCACCCTATTTAAATATGGTTTTAATTTCTCTCCTATGTACCGAAGAACTACGGCGAGAATTATTTTAATTTCTAAAGACTTGCTGCATATCCGTATCAAACTCCCAATTAGTTACAAGAACAAAAACTATGTGAGTTCTATCTTTGGCGGGAGTATGTTTGCCGCTGTAGACCCTATTCCTATGGTTCAATTAATGAACTTAATTGGAGATGATTATGTAGTTTGGGATAAAGCCGCAGAGATAAGATTTAAAAAACCAGCAAAAGAAAATTTATATGCGAACTTCAATTATACCTTAGCCGAAGTAGCAGAAATTAAAAAGCGAGTTAAAGCTAATAACGAAATAGAAATTGTGAAACATACCGCTTTGACAAACAAAGAAAATACGATCACTTTTTGTGAAGTTGCTAAGACAATTTACATTGCTGACAAAACCTATTTTAAAGAAAAAAAAGAGCGCTTAAATCGCTAA
- a CDS encoding nuclear transport factor 2 family protein: MNKLLSLFLLIFSFSFGQQNDAKKEVNKVMDAWHKAAAEADFDTYFNLMTTDGVFIGTDATENWQNQAFKEFSRPYFDKGKAWSFSALERNIYVNSAQDFAWFDELLDTQMKICRGSGVLKKINGEWRIAHYVLSIAVPNEKVDDLIALKKESDSLLIKKLKAH; encoded by the coding sequence ATGAATAAACTACTCTCCCTTTTCTTATTAATATTCTCCTTTAGTTTTGGACAACAAAATGATGCGAAGAAAGAGGTGAATAAAGTAATGGATGCATGGCACAAAGCTGCGGCTGAAGCAGACTTTGATACTTACTTTAATTTAATGACAACAGATGGAGTTTTCATTGGTACAGATGCTACTGAAAATTGGCAGAATCAAGCTTTTAAGGAATTTTCAAGACCTTATTTTGACAAGGGGAAAGCTTGGAGCTTTTCGGCTCTAGAACGTAACATATATGTGAACAGTGCGCAAGATTTTGCTTGGTTTGATGAGTTGCTAGATACACAAATGAAAATTTGCCGTGGATCTGGGGTCCTAAAGAAGATCAATGGTGAATGGAGAATAGCGCATTATGTTTTGTCTATTGCCGTGCCAAATGAAAAGGTAGATGATTTGATTGCCTTAAAAAAGGAATCAGACAGTTTGCTTATTAAAAAGTTGAAAGCGCACTAA
- a CDS encoding DUF6265 family protein → MKPFYLLVLVTSFCTAQNTFSLGEDETAPKATLEDASFMTGHWVGEAFGGISEEIWTKAEGDSMMFSFRLVIEGKVDFYELGHIIEEGETIHLQLKHFSGDLNGWEAKDEFQDFPLVKKEKNKLYFDGLTYERISDQEMVAYVLTEEEDGSTQELKFTFKKQ, encoded by the coding sequence ATGAAACCATTTTACCTTCTAGTACTCGTAACAAGTTTCTGTACGGCACAAAACACATTTTCTTTAGGAGAAGATGAAACAGCACCAAAAGCTACGCTTGAAGATGCTAGCTTTATGACGGGCCACTGGGTGGGTGAAGCCTTTGGAGGTATTAGTGAAGAAATCTGGACCAAAGCAGAAGGAGATTCTATGATGTTCTCATTTCGCTTAGTTATTGAAGGCAAAGTAGATTTCTACGAGCTTGGACATATTATTGAAGAGGGAGAAACAATTCATTTGCAATTAAAGCATTTTTCAGGAGATCTTAATGGTTGGGAAGCCAAAGATGAATTTCAAGACTTTCCTTTAGTGAAAAAGGAAAAAAACAAACTGTATTTTGATGGTCTTACCTATGAAAGAATTAGCGATCAGGAAATGGTAGCTTATGTACTTACAGAGGAAGAAGATGGTAGCACACAGGAACTAAAATTTACGTTTAAAAAACAATAA
- the rimK gene encoding 30S ribosomal protein S6--L-glutamate ligase, with product MEDLKIVGSEEWCVFEGLGIPAIKARVDSGAKTSSIQATNMKVFIRGAQEWVKFEVNPIQDNRSITIECEAKLVDRRTVKSSSGISEERYVIKTLMTLGEDSFEVELTLASRDTMEFRMLLGREALNNRYVVNPAKNFIIQEFTTTEVTSKYSNYFKEKTGLKIAILASNPELYSNKRLVEAGEARGHEMVFLNVEHAYMKLDAHSPQIRYRGGNILNEFDAIIPRIKPAVTFYACALIRQFDNLGVYCLNSAEAITQSRDKLFASQLFSKNDIHIPITGFAKSPMDTKDLIKMVNGAPLIIKLLESTQGKGVVLAETNKAAESVINAFKSVQTNILVQEFIKEANGQDIRCFVVNGKVIASMQRQAEKGEFRANIHQGGKASIIKITQEEKKLAIKAAKVMNLAVAGVDIIRSNKGPLLLEVNSSPGLEGIENATGKDIANSMIMAIESKLKVAIK from the coding sequence GTAGTGAAGAGTGGTGTGTTTTTGAAGGTCTAGGGATACCTGCCATTAAAGCAAGAGTAGATTCTGGCGCTAAAACCTCGTCAATACAGGCTACTAACATGAAAGTGTTTATTAGAGGGGCTCAGGAATGGGTAAAATTTGAAGTAAACCCAATTCAAGATAACAGAAGTATTACAATAGAGTGTGAGGCAAAATTAGTAGATAGAAGAACTGTAAAGAGTTCCTCAGGAATATCAGAAGAACGCTATGTAATTAAAACACTAATGACCCTTGGTGAAGATTCTTTTGAAGTAGAATTAACTTTAGCGAGTAGAGATACGATGGAGTTTAGAATGCTTTTAGGAAGAGAAGCACTAAACAATAGGTATGTGGTAAACCCTGCTAAGAATTTTATTATTCAAGAATTTACAACTACGGAAGTTACCAGCAAATATTCTAATTATTTTAAAGAAAAGACAGGCCTAAAAATAGCTATTTTAGCTAGTAACCCAGAACTGTATAGCAATAAAAGATTGGTAGAAGCAGGAGAGGCACGTGGTCATGAAATGGTGTTCCTAAATGTGGAACATGCTTACATGAAACTAGATGCGCATTCTCCTCAAATACGCTACCGTGGGGGGAATATTTTAAATGAATTTGATGCTATTATTCCTAGAATAAAACCAGCAGTTACTTTTTACGCCTGTGCACTTATACGTCAGTTTGATAATTTGGGAGTCTACTGTTTAAATTCAGCAGAAGCCATCACACAATCGCGCGATAAATTATTTGCTTCTCAATTGTTTTCTAAAAACGATATTCATATTCCAATTACAGGATTTGCAAAATCGCCAATGGATACAAAAGATCTAATCAAGATGGTTAACGGGGCGCCATTAATTATAAAATTATTAGAGAGTACACAAGGTAAGGGTGTTGTTCTAGCGGAAACGAATAAGGCAGCTGAGAGTGTTATTAACGCCTTTAAGAGCGTTCAAACTAATATTTTGGTACAAGAGTTTATTAAAGAAGCAAACGGTCAGGATATTCGCTGTTTTGTGGTCAACGGTAAAGTAATTGCTTCCATGCAACGCCAAGCAGAAAAAGGAGAATTTAGAGCTAACATTCATCAAGGAGGTAAAGCATCGATCATAAAAATTACGCAAGAGGAGAAAAAATTAGCCATCAAAGCAGCAAAAGTGATGAACTTAGCAGTTGCGGGGGTCGATATTATCCGTTCTAATAAAGGGCCTCTTTTACTAGAAGTTAATTCTTCTCCAGGGTTAGAAGGTATTGAAAATGCCACAGGGAAAGATATTGCGAATAGTATGATTATGGCTATAGAATCTAAACTAAAGGTTGCTATAAAATAG
- a CDS encoding NAD-dependent epimerase/dehydratase family protein: MQKSILIIGACGQIGTELTFALREKHGNENVIASDIREGNADLMASGPFEILDATNYEAIENVVMHYEIEEVYLMAAMLSATAEKFPMRAWNLNMNSLFNVLNLAKEKKISKLFWPSSIAVFGPNTPKDDTAQNTIMEPSTVYGISKQSGERWCEYYFNKFGVDVRSVRYPGLISWKTLPGGGTTDYAVEIYHKALEEKQYSCFLKEDTLLPMMFMDDAIRATIDIMETPAEKIKIRSSYNLAAMSFNPSEIAKSIRQHIPEFKISYAPDFRQQIADSWPSSINDNKAQEDWGWKPSFDLEKTTQEMLKNLK; this comes from the coding sequence ATGCAGAAGTCTATTTTAATTATCGGTGCGTGTGGGCAAATAGGAACAGAGCTCACCTTTGCGCTACGCGAAAAACATGGAAATGAAAATGTAATTGCTAGTGATATACGTGAAGGCAATGCCGATTTAATGGCTTCGGGACCTTTTGAAATTTTAGATGCCACTAATTACGAAGCCATTGAAAATGTGGTGATGCATTACGAAATTGAAGAAGTATATCTTATGGCAGCTATGCTTAGCGCTACCGCTGAAAAATTTCCGATGCGCGCTTGGAATTTGAATATGAATTCGCTTTTCAATGTTTTAAACTTAGCTAAAGAGAAAAAAATTAGTAAATTATTTTGGCCCTCTTCTATTGCTGTTTTTGGTCCTAATACTCCAAAAGATGATACCGCGCAAAATACGATTATGGAACCTAGTACTGTATATGGTATTAGTAAGCAATCTGGGGAACGTTGGTGTGAATATTACTTTAATAAATTTGGTGTAGATGTACGCAGCGTGCGATATCCTGGCTTAATAAGTTGGAAAACATTACCGGGTGGCGGCACCACTGATTATGCGGTAGAAATTTATCATAAAGCTTTAGAAGAAAAACAATATTCTTGTTTCTTGAAGGAAGATACTTTATTACCAATGATGTTTATGGACGATGCTATTAGAGCAACCATAGATATTATGGAAACACCTGCCGAAAAAATTAAAATAAGATCTAGCTATAATTTGGCTGCAATGAGCTTTAATCCTTCGGAAATTGCAAAAAGTATTCGTCAGCATATTCCTGAATTTAAAATAAGCTACGCGCCAGACTTTAGACAACAAATTGCAGATTCTTGGCCTTCTAGCATCAATGATAACAAGGCTCAAGAAGATTGGGGTTGGAAACCATCTTTTGATTTAGAAAAAACAACACAAGAAATGTTGAAAAATTTAAAATAA
- a CDS encoding DUF2892 domain-containing protein: MKKNMGTTDKTIRVLLAALIAVLYFTNVITGTLGIILLVLAGVFVITSLVSFCPLYPLLGFSSCPLKPKK; encoded by the coding sequence ATGAAAAAAAATATGGGAACTACAGACAAAACGATCAGAGTACTTCTTGCAGCTTTAATTGCTGTACTCTATTTTACCAACGTAATTACAGGTACACTTGGCATCATCCTTTTAGTTCTTGCTGGTGTTTTTGTCATTACAAGTCTGGTTAGTTTTTGCCCTTTATACCCTTTATTAGGCTTTTCAAGTTGCCCCCTAAAACCAAAAAAGTAA